One genomic segment of Pseudomonas fortuita includes these proteins:
- the hrpA gene encoding ATP-dependent RNA helicase HrpA has protein sequence MTDHAIDKLLQNLDHTMIADRHRLRRQLHELRKRPDEAKLAQWVEKVQASCAQVTARQQSVPTVRYDDNLPIAAKRDEIKKALAEHQVLVIAGETGSGKTTQLPKICLELGRGSHGLIAHTQPRRIAARSVAARVAEELGTPLGGLVGYQVRFEDQSDSNTLVKLMTDGILLAETQHDRLLERYDTIIVDEAHERSLNIDFLLGYLKTLLHRRPDLKLIITSATIDLERFSKHFDDAPIIEVSGRTFPVETWYRPLTSEQDEEGNQIEDDLTVDQAILATLDELSHHERSEGKGPGDVLIFLPGEREIRDAAEILRKAQLRHTEILPLYARLSPAEQQRIFQPHTGRRVVLATNVAETSLTVPGIRYVIDTGTARISRYSYRAKVQRLPIEAVSQASANQRKGRCGRVEPGICVRLYSEEDFNSRPAFTDPEILRTNLAAVILQMLHLRLGAIDAFPFIEPPDGKAISDGFNLLQELSAVNRENQLTPIGRQLARLPVDPRLGRMLLEGARQGSLQEVLIVASALSVQDPRERPPERQQAADQAHAQWKDADTDFAALVNLWRGFEEQRQALTASPLRNWCRKNFLNYLRLREWRDAHRQLSLICRELQLVVNKEPSDYQKVHKAILSGLLSQIGQKTEEGDYQGARQRRFWVHPSSGIGRKRPQWVMAAELVETTKLYARMVAKIEPDWIEPLATHLIKKNHFEPHWEKKRGQVVAYEQITLYGLILVGRRPVHFGPIDPVTSRELFIREGLVGGEIQSRAKCLAANKRLLEELDELEAKARRRDILADEETLYAFYEARLPAEIHQTATFDAWYRMTSQKDPNLLIMREEDVLAREASEVTAAQYPDSLQVGELRLPLTYHFEPGHPRDGVTVRVPAPLLPSLPGERLEWLVPGLLEAKCVALVRNLPKALRKNFVPVPDFVKASLARMTFGQGALPQALGQELLRMTGARVSDEAWDESVKLVEGHLRMNIEVVDGQGKFLGEGRDLAELTARFAAASQAALAVPRDAKSEQPVQAKAFSEVKQTAQQKIAGLSMTVYPALVEDNGTVREGRFSTQAEAEFQHRRALQRLLLQQLAEPAKFLRGKLPGLTELGLLYRELGRVEALVEDILLASLDTCILEGEQPLPRDGAALAGLAERKRGSWAEHAERLARQTLEVLKLWHGLQKRFKGKIDLSQAVALNDIKQQLGNLVYPGFVRETPAAWFKELPRYLKAVELRLEKLGSQVQKDRVWSGELANLWAQYKARADKHAQEGKRDEQLALYRWWLEEYRVSLFAQQLGTKVPISDKRLSKQWSQVEG, from the coding sequence ATGACTGACCACGCCATCGACAAACTGCTGCAAAACCTCGACCACACCATGATCGCCGACCGCCATCGCCTGCGGCGGCAACTGCACGAACTGCGCAAGCGCCCCGACGAGGCGAAACTGGCGCAGTGGGTGGAAAAGGTCCAGGCCTCCTGCGCCCAGGTCACCGCGCGTCAGCAGAGTGTGCCGACCGTGCGTTACGACGACAACCTGCCGATCGCCGCCAAGCGTGACGAAATAAAGAAGGCCCTGGCCGAGCACCAGGTGCTGGTGATCGCCGGCGAAACCGGTTCGGGCAAGACCACCCAGCTGCCGAAGATCTGCCTGGAGCTGGGCCGTGGCAGCCATGGCCTTATTGCCCACACCCAGCCGCGCCGGATCGCCGCGCGCAGCGTGGCGGCGCGGGTTGCCGAAGAGCTGGGCACGCCCCTGGGCGGGCTGGTTGGCTACCAGGTGCGTTTCGAAGACCAGAGCGACTCCAATACCCTGGTCAAGCTGATGACCGACGGTATCCTGCTGGCCGAAACCCAGCACGACCGCCTCCTGGAGCGTTACGACACCATCATTGTCGACGAAGCCCATGAGCGCAGCCTGAACATCGACTTCCTGCTCGGCTACCTGAAGACCCTGCTGCATCGCCGGCCGGACCTGAAGCTGATCATTACCTCGGCGACTATCGACCTGGAGCGTTTTTCCAAGCACTTCGACGACGCGCCCATCATCGAGGTGTCCGGGCGCACTTTCCCGGTGGAAACCTGGTACCGCCCGCTGACCAGCGAGCAGGACGAGGAAGGTAACCAGATCGAGGATGACCTCACCGTCGACCAGGCCATCCTCGCGACCCTGGATGAGCTTTCGCACCATGAGCGCAGTGAGGGCAAGGGGCCGGGCGATGTGCTGATCTTCCTGCCGGGCGAGCGGGAAATCCGCGATGCCGCCGAGATCCTGCGCAAGGCGCAACTGCGCCACACCGAGATTTTGCCGCTGTACGCGCGCCTGTCGCCAGCGGAGCAACAGCGCATCTTCCAGCCGCACACCGGGCGGCGCGTGGTGCTGGCCACCAACGTTGCCGAAACCTCGCTGACGGTACCTGGTATCCGCTACGTGATCGACACCGGCACGGCCCGCATCAGCCGCTACAGCTACCGCGCCAAGGTACAGCGCCTGCCTATCGAGGCGGTGTCCCAGGCCAGTGCCAACCAGCGTAAAGGCCGCTGCGGCCGGGTAGAGCCAGGCATCTGCGTACGGCTTTACAGCGAAGAAGATTTCAACAGCCGGCCCGCGTTCACCGACCCGGAGATCTTGCGCACCAACCTGGCGGCGGTGATTCTGCAGATGCTGCATTTGCGCCTGGGTGCGATCGATGCCTTCCCGTTCATCGAGCCACCGGATGGCAAGGCCATCAGCGACGGCTTCAACCTGCTGCAGGAGCTGTCGGCGGTCAACCGCGAGAACCAGCTGACCCCCATCGGCCGCCAACTGGCACGTCTGCCGGTCGACCCGCGGCTGGGCCGCATGCTGCTTGAAGGCGCACGCCAGGGCAGCCTGCAGGAAGTGCTGATCGTTGCCAGTGCGCTGTCGGTGCAAGACCCACGCGAGCGCCCGCCGGAGCGCCAGCAGGCTGCTGATCAGGCGCATGCGCAGTGGAAGGACGCTGATACCGACTTTGCCGCACTGGTCAATTTGTGGCGGGGTTTCGAAGAGCAACGCCAGGCCCTGACTGCCAGCCCGTTGCGCAACTGGTGCCGCAAGAATTTCCTCAACTACCTGCGCTTGCGCGAGTGGCGCGATGCCCATCGCCAGTTGTCGTTGATCTGCCGCGAGCTGCAGCTGGTGGTCAACAAGGAGCCGTCTGACTACCAGAAGGTGCATAAGGCCATCCTTAGCGGCCTGCTCAGCCAGATTGGCCAGAAAACCGAAGAGGGCGATTACCAGGGCGCCCGCCAGCGGCGCTTCTGGGTGCATCCGTCTTCCGGCATCGGCCGCAAGCGCCCGCAGTGGGTAATGGCCGCGGAACTGGTGGAAACCACCAAGCTGTATGCGCGTATGGTCGCCAAGATCGAGCCTGACTGGATCGAGCCGCTGGCGACCCACCTGATCAAGAAGAATCACTTCGAACCGCACTGGGAAAAGAAGCGTGGGCAGGTGGTGGCCTATGAGCAGATCACCCTCTATGGCCTGATCCTGGTCGGCCGCCGGCCGGTACACTTCGGCCCGATCGACCCGGTGACCTCGCGTGAGCTGTTCATTCGCGAGGGCCTGGTTGGCGGTGAAATCCAGTCGCGGGCCAAGTGCCTGGCGGCAAACAAACGCCTGCTCGAAGAACTCGACGAGCTGGAGGCCAAGGCTCGTCGGCGCGACATTCTCGCCGACGAAGAAACCCTCTACGCCTTTTACGAAGCGCGCTTGCCGGCGGAGATCCACCAGACCGCGACCTTCGATGCCTGGTACCGCATGACCAGCCAGAAGGACCCGAACCTGCTGATCATGCGCGAGGAAGACGTGTTGGCCCGTGAGGCCAGCGAAGTCACCGCTGCGCAGTACCCGGACAGCCTGCAAGTCGGTGAACTGCGCCTGCCGTTGACCTACCACTTCGAACCAGGCCACCCGCGTGACGGCGTGACCGTGCGGGTGCCGGCACCGCTGCTGCCAAGCCTGCCCGGCGAGCGCCTGGAATGGCTGGTGCCAGGCCTGCTGGAGGCCAAGTGCGTGGCGCTGGTGCGCAACCTGCCCAAGGCGCTGCGCAAGAACTTCGTGCCGGTGCCGGACTTCGTCAAGGCCTCGCTGGCGCGCATGACTTTCGGTCAAGGGGCGCTGCCGCAGGCCCTGGGCCAGGAGCTGTTGCGCATGACCGGTGCACGGGTGTCCGATGAGGCCTGGGACGAATCGGTCAAGCTGGTCGAAGGCCACCTGCGGATGAACATCGAAGTGGTCGATGGCCAAGGCAAGTTCCTTGGCGAAGGCCGCGACCTGGCCGAGCTGACTGCACGCTTTGCCGCTGCCAGTCAGGCAGCGCTGGCGGTGCCGCGTGATGCCAAAAGCGAACAGCCGGTGCAGGCCAAAGCCTTCAGCGAAGTGAAACAGACCGCCCAGCAGAAGATTGCCGGCCTGTCGATGACCGTGTACCCGGCACTGGTCGAAGACAACGGCACCGTGCGTGAAGGGCGTTTCTCGACCCAGGCCGAAGCCGAGTTCCAGCACCGCCGCGCGTTGCAACGGCTATTGCTGCAGCAACTGGCCGAGCCGGCCAAGTTCTTGCGCGGCAAGTTGCCGGGGCTGACCGAGTTGGGCCTGCTGTACCGTGAACTGGGTCGGGTCGAAGCGCTGGTCGAAGACATTCTGCTAGCCAGCCTGGACACCTGCATCCTTGAAGGCGAACAACCGCTGCCGCGTGATGGTGCGGCCTTGGCCGGGCTGGCAGAGCGCAAGCGCGGCAGCTGGGCTGAGCATGCCGAGCGCCTGGCGCGGCAAACCCTGGAAGTGCTGAAGCTGTGGCATGGGTTGCAGAAGCGCTTCAAGGGCAAGATCGACCTGAGCCAGGCGGTGGCGCTGAACGACATCAAGCAGCAGCTGGGTAACCTGGTGTACCCGGGCTTTGTGCGCGAAACACCCGCGGCCTGGTTCAAGGAGCTGCCACGTTACCTCAAGGCGGTGGAACTGCGCCTGGAGAAGCTGGGTTCGCAAGTGCAGAAAGACCGGGTCTGGTCCGGCGAGCTGGCCAACCTGTGGGCGCAGTACAAGGCCCGTGCCGACAAGCATGCCCAAGAAGGCAAGCGTGATGAGCAACTGGCGTTGTACCGTTGGTGGCTGGAGGAGTACCGGGTGTCGTTGTTTGCCCAGCAACTGGGAACCAAAGTGCCGATTTCCGACAAAAGATTGAGCAAACAATGGAGCCAGGTGGAAGGCTAA
- a CDS encoding glutamine synthetase family protein codes for MHFAPAEQAARFLADNPDIELFELFILDANGVPRGKLLHREELLAVYQTGRPLPSTILGLTLNGDDVENSGLVWDVGDIDCRAYPLEGSLVRLPWRRVPTAAVQVSMHPSEGLPASVADPRHVLLRTIEALKADGYHPVMACELEFYLLDQQRDAQGRPQPALDNDGGRPRTTQVYGLRELEQIEPFLADLYAACKAQGIPARTAISEYAPGQVEITLEHGDALQAMDQAVRYKRLVKGVAHAHGMQACFMAKPFANLAGTGMHMHLSLADSAGNNLFASEDKAGTPLLRQAVAGMLRHLRDSLLLFCPNANSFRRFQANSYAPLAPTWGVDNRTVSLRVPGGPANSRHVEHRICGADANPYLAAAAILAASHRGIREQLDPGAPVEGNGYAQATEHLPTDWLTALDALQHSHWAREALGEDFLGVYLKVKRAEYRQFMAEVSEQDWRWYLHQA; via the coding sequence ATGCACTTTGCACCCGCAGAGCAGGCTGCCCGTTTTCTGGCCGACAACCCCGATATCGAGCTGTTCGAACTGTTCATCCTTGACGCCAACGGCGTGCCGCGCGGCAAGCTGTTGCACCGCGAGGAACTGCTGGCCGTGTACCAAACGGGCCGGCCGCTGCCCAGCACCATCCTCGGTCTGACCCTGAACGGCGACGACGTAGAAAACTCGGGCCTGGTCTGGGACGTGGGCGACATCGACTGCCGCGCCTACCCGCTCGAAGGCAGCCTGGTGCGCTTGCCCTGGCGCCGGGTACCCACTGCTGCGGTACAGGTCAGCATGCACCCGAGCGAAGGCCTGCCGGCCAGCGTGGCCGACCCGCGTCATGTGCTGCTGCGCACCATCGAAGCGCTGAAAGCCGACGGCTATCACCCGGTGATGGCCTGCGAGCTGGAGTTCTACCTGCTCGACCAGCAACGCGACGCCCAGGGCCGCCCGCAACCGGCGCTGGACAACGATGGTGGCCGCCCGCGCACCACCCAGGTCTATGGCCTGCGTGAACTGGAGCAGATCGAACCGTTCCTCGCCGACCTGTACGCGGCCTGCAAGGCCCAGGGCATTCCGGCGCGTACCGCTATTTCGGAATACGCACCCGGCCAGGTGGAAATCACCCTGGAGCACGGCGACGCCCTGCAGGCGATGGACCAGGCCGTGCGCTACAAGCGGCTGGTGAAAGGCGTGGCCCACGCCCACGGCATGCAGGCCTGCTTCATGGCCAAACCGTTTGCCAACCTGGCCGGTACCGGCATGCACATGCACCTGAGCCTGGCGGACAGCGCGGGCAACAACCTGTTCGCCAGTGAAGACAAAGCCGGCACCCCGCTGCTGCGTCAGGCCGTGGCCGGCATGCTGCGCCACCTGCGCGATTCGCTGCTGCTGTTCTGCCCCAACGCCAACTCGTTCCGCCGCTTCCAGGCCAACAGCTATGCGCCGCTGGCGCCGACCTGGGGCGTGGACAACCGCACCGTGAGCCTGCGTGTACCCGGCGGCCCGGCCAACAGCCGGCATGTGGAGCACCGCATTTGCGGCGCCGACGCCAACCCCTACCTGGCCGCAGCGGCTATTCTCGCCGCCAGCCACCGGGGCATCCGCGAACAGCTGGACCCGGGCGCACCGGTGGAAGGCAACGGCTATGCCCAGGCCACCGAACACCTGCCCACCGACTGGCTGACTGCCCTCGACGCCCTGCAACATTCCCATTGGGCCCGCGAAGCATTGGGCGAAGACTTCCTTGGCGTGTACCTGAAGGTCAAACGCGCCGAGTACCGCCAGTTCATGGCCGAAGTCAGCGAGCAGGACTGGCGCTGGTACCTGCACCAGGCCTGA
- a CDS encoding NAD(P)/FAD-dependent oxidoreductase, translated as MNAALNKGPAQRAPSYYSATLNDHTEYPQLKGTVQVDVAIIGGGFTGVATAVELAERGLKVAIVETNRIGWGASGRNGGQVTGSLSGDEAMRTQMRSHLGAEVDDFIWHLRWRGHQVIEQRVARYGIDCDLKHGHLHAAMKPSHMNELRAFEAEAQRRGMGEQVQLLDRAAVAEHLQSPLYLGALKNLRNLHLHPLNLCLGEARAAHSMGALIFENSEVLDIVHGPRPAVVTAHGRVEARQVMLAGDVYHKLEKRQLKGKIFPAMGGIVTTAPLGELAEQINPQDLAVYDCRFVLDYFRLTADKRLLFGGGANYSGRDSRDIESELRPCIERTFPALKGVPIEFQWSCAMGIVVNRIPQLGKLSDNVWYCQGYSGHGIATSHIMGEIMAEALTGTLEKFDTFAQCKHVRVPMGDLLGNPLLAAGMWYYQMLEKLR; from the coding sequence ATGAACGCAGCATTGAACAAAGGCCCGGCGCAACGTGCGCCGTCCTACTACAGCGCCACGCTCAACGACCACACCGAGTACCCGCAGCTCAAGGGCACGGTACAGGTGGACGTGGCCATCATCGGTGGCGGCTTCACCGGCGTCGCCACGGCGGTGGAACTGGCCGAGCGTGGCCTGAAGGTCGCCATCGTCGAAACCAACCGCATCGGCTGGGGCGCCAGCGGGCGCAATGGCGGCCAGGTCACCGGCAGCCTGTCGGGCGACGAGGCCATGCGCACGCAGATGCGTAGCCACCTGGGCGCCGAAGTCGACGATTTCATCTGGCACCTGCGTTGGCGCGGGCACCAGGTGATCGAACAGCGCGTGGCGCGCTATGGCATCGACTGCGACCTCAAGCACGGCCACCTGCACGCGGCGATGAAGCCCTCGCACATGAACGAGCTGCGCGCATTCGAGGCCGAGGCCCAGCGCCGGGGCATGGGCGAGCAGGTGCAATTGCTCGACCGCGCCGCAGTGGCCGAGCACCTGCAGAGCCCGCTGTACCTGGGCGCGTTGAAGAACCTGCGCAACCTGCACCTGCACCCGCTCAACCTGTGCCTGGGTGAGGCGCGCGCTGCCCACAGCATGGGTGCATTGATCTTCGAAAACTCCGAGGTGCTGGACATCGTCCACGGCCCGCGCCCGGCGGTGGTCACCGCCCACGGCCGGGTCGAGGCACGCCAGGTGATGCTGGCCGGCGATGTGTACCACAAACTGGAAAAGCGCCAACTCAAGGGCAAGATCTTTCCGGCCATGGGCGGTATCGTCACCACCGCGCCGCTGGGTGAACTGGCCGAGCAGATCAACCCGCAGGACCTGGCGGTGTACGACTGCCGCTTCGTGCTCGACTATTTCCGCCTGACCGCCGACAAGCGCCTGCTGTTCGGCGGTGGCGCCAACTATTCCGGCCGTGACTCACGGGATATCGAAAGTGAACTGCGCCCGTGCATCGAGCGCACCTTCCCGGCATTGAAAGGCGTGCCGATCGAGTTCCAGTGGAGCTGCGCCATGGGCATCGTGGTCAATCGCATCCCGCAGTTGGGCAAGCTGTCGGACAACGTGTGGTACTGCCAGGGTTATTCGGGGCACGGCATTGCCACCAGCCACATCATGGGCGAAATCATGGCCGAGGCATTGACCGGGACGCTGGAGAAGTTCGACACCTTTGCCCAGTGCAAGCATGTGCGGGTGCCGATGGGGGATTTGCTGGGCAACCCGCTGCTGGCGGCGGGGATGTGGTACTACCAGATGCTGGAAAAACTGCGCTGA
- a CDS encoding GNAT family N-acetyltransferase: protein MTSLYSLAHLRDLPAATWDALVPAGQPFLRHAFLSAMEDSGSVQRNTGWAAEHLVLERDGQVRALLPAYRKWHSFGEYVFDHGWAEACERAGIAYYPKLLGAVPFSPVSGPRLLAADPADGLLMLQALPEYLGKGGLSGAHINFTDPALDAQLAGLPGWMERLGCQFHWQNRGYRDFQDFLDSLSSRKRKQMRKEREQVAGQGIEFRWYRGDELDEAQWDFVFLCYANTYAVRRRAPYLTRDFFSLLAERMPEALRVVMARQGGRDVAMALSLVGGDSLFGRYWGCLDEFDRLHFETCFYQGMDFAIAEGYQRFDAGAQGEHKLIRGFEPVLTRSWHYLLHPGLRRAVEDFLLQEREGVRGDAEEARGMLPYRRA, encoded by the coding sequence GTGACCAGCCTGTATAGCCTTGCCCATTTGCGTGATCTTCCGGCGGCCACCTGGGATGCCCTGGTGCCGGCGGGCCAACCGTTCCTGCGCCATGCCTTCCTCAGCGCGATGGAAGACAGCGGCAGCGTGCAGCGAAATACCGGCTGGGCCGCCGAGCACCTGGTGCTGGAGCGTGACGGGCAGGTACGGGCACTGTTGCCGGCATATCGCAAATGGCACTCGTTTGGCGAGTATGTGTTCGATCATGGTTGGGCGGAGGCCTGTGAGCGGGCTGGCATCGCCTACTACCCAAAACTGCTCGGCGCTGTGCCGTTCAGCCCGGTCAGCGGCCCACGGCTGCTGGCGGCCGATCCGGCTGACGGCTTGCTGATGCTGCAGGCCTTGCCGGAGTATCTGGGCAAGGGTGGGCTTTCAGGTGCGCACATCAACTTCACCGACCCGGCGCTGGACGCGCAGTTGGCCGGCCTGCCTGGGTGGATGGAACGCTTGGGTTGCCAGTTCCACTGGCAAAACCGGGGGTATCGCGACTTCCAGGACTTTCTCGACAGCCTGAGCTCTCGCAAGCGCAAGCAGATGCGCAAGGAGCGAGAGCAGGTGGCAGGGCAGGGCATCGAATTCCGTTGGTACCGCGGTGATGAACTGGACGAGGCACAGTGGGATTTCGTCTTTCTGTGCTATGCCAACACCTATGCGGTGCGCCGTCGTGCCCCCTACCTGACGCGCGATTTTTTCAGCCTGCTGGCCGAGCGCATGCCCGAGGCGCTGCGTGTGGTGATGGCCCGTCAAGGTGGGCGCGATGTGGCGATGGCCTTGAGCCTGGTGGGGGGCGATAGCCTGTTTGGCCGCTACTGGGGTTGCCTGGATGAGTTCGACCGGCTGCATTTCGAAACGTGTTTCTACCAGGGCATGGACTTTGCCATTGCCGAGGGTTACCAGCGTTTCGATGCCGGGGCGCAGGGCGAGCACAAGCTGATACGTGGGTTTGAGCCGGTACTCACGCGGTCATGGCATTACCTGCTGCACCCGGGGTTGCGGCGGGCGGTGGAGGATTTTCTGCTGCAGGAGCGCGAAGGGGTGAGGGGGGATGCCGAGGAGGCGCGGGGGATGTTGCCCTACCGCCGGGCCTGA
- a CDS encoding putative porin, with the protein MRLVSTLTGVSLTGMMLALSAPASAAVDAKLLEMLRANGSINQAQYNELQGDLAKETKEKADQKAQSERMSSFEQKVAWAAKTQIKGDVRLRYEDVNVDNPISRSGNQDRERVRARVGFYSEINPQVDAGVRVATGSSADARSTNQSLDNYFEKKSLWVDLAYLDWHPTAVPNLHLIGGKMMQPWVSMGDIIWDSDINPEGVAATYKTNLGPAEVFGSIGHYNLKDNVDGDGVQYKHDAQLYAAQLGTKFNAADTVKVTVGGSIYGYDNDKASAALASLGNTTNEFQLVEGFGQVDFTGFAIPLSAYGQFVKNTESTDGKDKAWLAGLKSKIGAWSLDYNYRDVQRNGVVSLFTDSDFGNGFTGSRGHKFKVGYEIDKNFALGAAYMMAKTDYSNLPNSDADVDTLQVDLEAKF; encoded by the coding sequence ATGCGTCTTGTTTCTACACTTACCGGAGTGAGCCTCACCGGCATGATGCTGGCTCTGAGCGCCCCGGCCAGTGCTGCTGTCGACGCCAAGCTGCTCGAAATGCTCCGCGCCAATGGCTCGATCAACCAGGCGCAGTACAACGAACTGCAGGGCGACCTGGCAAAAGAAACCAAGGAAAAGGCCGACCAGAAAGCTCAGTCCGAACGTATGAGCTCCTTTGAACAAAAAGTGGCATGGGCCGCCAAGACCCAGATCAAGGGTGATGTGCGCCTGCGTTACGAAGACGTCAACGTTGACAACCCGATCTCCCGTAGCGGCAACCAGGACCGTGAGCGCGTGCGTGCCCGTGTCGGTTTCTACAGCGAGATCAACCCGCAGGTCGACGCTGGCGTGCGTGTGGCCACCGGTAGCAGCGCCGATGCTCGCTCGACCAACCAAAGCCTGGACAACTATTTCGAGAAGAAATCGCTGTGGGTCGACCTGGCCTACCTCGACTGGCATCCGACTGCCGTGCCAAACCTGCACCTGATCGGCGGCAAGATGATGCAGCCATGGGTGAGCATGGGCGACATCATCTGGGACAGCGACATCAACCCTGAAGGCGTGGCGGCTACCTACAAGACCAACCTCGGCCCCGCCGAAGTGTTCGGCAGCATCGGCCACTACAACCTGAAAGACAACGTAGACGGCGACGGCGTGCAGTACAAGCACGACGCGCAGCTGTACGCGGCCCAGCTGGGTACCAAGTTCAACGCGGCTGACACCGTCAAGGTTACCGTGGGCGGCAGCATTTACGGCTACGACAACGACAAGGCCTCGGCTGCCCTGGCTTCGCTGGGCAACACCACCAACGAGTTCCAACTGGTGGAAGGTTTTGGCCAGGTCGACTTCACCGGCTTCGCCATCCCGCTGTCGGCTTACGGCCAGTTCGTCAAGAACACCGAAAGCACCGACGGCAAGGACAAGGCCTGGCTGGCCGGCCTGAAGAGCAAGATCGGCGCCTGGAGCCTGGACTACAACTACCGCGACGTACAGCGTAACGGTGTAGTGAGCCTGTTCACCGACTCTGACTTCGGTAACGGCTTCACCGGTTCCCGTGGCCACAAGTTCAAGGTGGGTTACGAAATCGACAAGAACTTTGCGCTGGGCGCGGCCTACATGATGGCCAAGACCGACTACTCCAACCTGCCGAACAGCGATGCTGACGTAGACACCCTGCAGGTGGACCTGGAAGCCAAATTCTAA
- a CDS encoding beta-ketoacyl-ACP synthase III: protein MHNVVISGTGLYTPAQSISNEELVASFNAWSQQFNQDNAAAIERGEVEAAPLSDAAFIEKASGIKSRFVMDKAGILDPQRMKPRLPERSNDEPSVLCEMAVAAARQALERAGRTAADVDGVIVACSNLQRPYPAIAIEVQQALGIQGFAFDMNVACSSATFGIQTAANSVALGQARAVLMVNPEVCTGHLNFRDRDSHFIFGDAATAVLIERADQATSAHQFDIVSSKLWTEFSNNIRNNFGFLNRAAEEGEGAADKLFIQEGRKVFREVCPKVAELIGEHLQENGLQPSDVKRFWLHQANLSMNHLIVKKLLGREVAEEDAPVILDRYANTSSAGSVIAFHLYQDDLAKGSLGVLSSFGAGYSIGSVILRKR from the coding sequence GTGCATAACGTCGTGATCAGCGGCACCGGCCTGTATACCCCGGCCCAGAGCATTTCCAACGAAGAACTGGTGGCCTCCTTCAACGCCTGGTCGCAGCAGTTCAACCAGGACAACGCCGCTGCCATCGAGCGCGGTGAGGTCGAAGCGGCGCCGCTGTCAGACGCGGCGTTCATCGAAAAGGCTTCGGGCATCAAGAGCCGCTTTGTCATGGACAAGGCCGGCATCCTCGACCCGCAGCGCATGAAGCCACGCCTGCCAGAGCGTTCCAACGACGAGCCGTCGGTGCTCTGCGAAATGGCCGTCGCCGCTGCCCGCCAAGCCCTGGAGCGCGCCGGCCGCACCGCTGCCGATGTCGATGGGGTAATCGTCGCCTGCTCCAACTTGCAGCGCCCATACCCGGCCATTGCTATCGAAGTCCAACAGGCGCTGGGCATCCAGGGCTTTGCCTTCGACATGAACGTGGCCTGCTCGTCGGCCACCTTCGGCATCCAGACCGCCGCCAACAGCGTGGCCCTGGGCCAGGCGCGCGCGGTGCTGATGGTCAACCCGGAGGTGTGCACCGGCCACCTGAACTTCCGTGACCGTGACAGCCACTTCATTTTCGGTGATGCCGCCACGGCGGTGCTGATCGAGCGTGCCGACCAGGCCACCTCGGCGCACCAGTTCGACATCGTCAGCAGCAAGTTGTGGACCGAGTTTTCCAACAACATCCGCAACAACTTCGGCTTCCTTAACCGTGCGGCGGAAGAGGGTGAAGGTGCGGCAGACAAACTGTTCATCCAGGAAGGCCGCAAGGTGTTCCGCGAGGTGTGCCCGAAAGTGGCCGAGCTGATCGGTGAGCACCTGCAGGAAAACGGCCTGCAACCGAGCGACGTCAAGCGCTTCTGGCTGCACCAGGCGAACCTCAGCATGAACCACCTGATCGTCAAGAAGCTGCTGGGGCGTGAAGTGGCCGAGGAAGATGCACCGGTGATTCTCGACCGTTATGCCAACACCAGTTCGGCGGGTTCGGTGATTGCCTTCCACTTGTACCAGGATGACTTGGCCAAGGGCTCGCTGGGCGTGTTGAGCTCGTTTGGTGCGGGGTATTCGATTGGTAGCGTGATCTTGCGCAAGCGCTGA